The Streptomyces sp. 11x1 genomic sequence TCCTCTACAACGTGTGGAAGACCGCCAAGTACGGCAAGCCCGTCGGCGTGGACGACCCGTGGGGCTACGGCCGCTCCCTGGAGTGGGCGACCTCCTGCCCGCCGCCGCGGCACAACTTCCTCACCCTGCCGCGGATCCGCAGTGAATCCCCGGCGTTCGACCTGCACCACCCGGAGATCGCCGCGCTCGAACAGCTCGCGCACGGCGGCCCGGCGGCAGGCGAGCTCGCTGCCAGCGGCAAGGAGGCCGGCAAGTGAAGGTCCAAGGCAAGATGTTCATCTGGCTGAGCGTCTTCGTCCTCGCCATGGCGATCGTCTATGGCGTGTGGTCGAAGGAGCCGGCCGGCACCACGGCGCTCTTCCTGGCCTTCGGCCTGTGCATCATGGTCGGCTACTACCTGGCCTTCACGGCCCGGCGGGTCGACGTGGGCGCGCAGGACGACAAGGAGGCCGACGTTGCGGACGACGCCGGTGAGCTGGGCTTCTTCAGCCCGCACAGCTGGCAGCCCCTCGCCCTCGGCGTGGGCGGCGCGCTCGCCTTCATGGGCGTCGTCTTCGGCTGGTGGCTGCTGTACTTCTCCACCCCGATCATCCTGATCGGCCTGTGGGGCTGGGTCTTCGAGTACTACCGCGGCGAGAACCAGAACCAGTAGCACGCGCCTGTAGCACGCACCGCGCGCACGGAAGCCCGGACACTCCGAGTGGAGGTCCGGGCTTCCCCCTTTCGCCACGCCGCGCGTAGCCCACTCGGCTCACCCGACGCGCCACGCCCGCCGGGCGTTCCTACGTTGAACCCATGAACACCTCACCCCGTAACCGCACGGTCGTCAGCGGCGCCCTGCTGGTGGTCTCCCTGGGAGCGGGCGTCAGCGCCTGCGGTTCCGGTGGCCACCCCCTCTCGGGCACGCCGTACGACGCGGCCGACCACGTCTCCTTCAACACCCCCTCCGGCGACGGCGAGAAGGCCGACCCGGACAAGCCGCTGGAAGTCACCGCCAAGGACGAGGGACGCATCACCGACGTCACCGCCGTGGACGCCGCTGGACGCTATGTGGCGGGCGAACTCTCCGAGGACGGGGGTCGCTGGCGCTCCACGTCACCGCTCGCCGCCAACGCCCGCTACACGGTCCACGTGAGCACCGAGGACGAGGACGGCGCCCCCGGCCGTGAGACCGTCGCCTTCGACACCGGCCGCCCGCTCACCAAGAAGCGCCTGAACGTCACCTTCGGACCGAAGGAGGGCCGGTACGGCGTCGGCCAGCCCGTCACCGCCGAGCTCAGTCGGCCGGTCAAGGACAAGGCCGCCCGGTCCGTCGTCGAACGGGCGCTCAAGGTGGACTCCACGCCCGCCGCGGAGGGCGCCTGGCACTGGGTGGACGACAAGAAGCTGCACTACCGGCCCAAGGAGTACTGGCCGGCCGAGGCCACGATCCGGGTGCACAGCAACCTGGAGGGCCTGAAGATAGGCGACCGGCTCTGGGGCGGGAAGGCCGAGCCGATCCAGCTGACCACCGGCGCCAAGATAGTCGCCGTGACGGACGCCGCCGCGCACCAGATGACCGTCTACAAGAACGACGAGGTCGTCAAGCGGATACCGGTCACCACCGGCATGCCCGGCTACGACACCCGCAACGGCGTCAAGGTGGTGCTGGCCAAGGAAGGCACCGTTCGCATGACCAGCGCCAGCATAGGCGCGTCCGACT encodes the following:
- a CDS encoding Ig-like domain-containing protein gives rise to the protein MNTSPRNRTVVSGALLVVSLGAGVSACGSGGHPLSGTPYDAADHVSFNTPSGDGEKADPDKPLEVTAKDEGRITDVTAVDAAGRYVAGELSEDGGRWRSTSPLAANARYTVHVSTEDEDGAPGRETVAFDTGRPLTKKRLNVTFGPKEGRYGVGQPVTAELSRPVKDKAARSVVERALKVDSTPAAEGAWHWVDDKKLHYRPKEYWPAEATIRVHSNLEGLKIGDRLWGGKAEPIQLTTGAKIVAVTDAAAHQMTVYKNDEVVKRIPVTTGMPGYDTRNGVKVVLAKEGTVRMTSASIGASDFYDLTVHHSVRVTNSGEYVHAAPWSTGSQGYANVSHGCTGMSMDNAQWFYDTINEGDIVEVVNSAGDTMAPFGNGYGDWNLDWKNWREGSALVGGTEEVPGPQVQARLRPESV
- a CDS encoding cytochrome c oxidase subunit 4, translating into MKVQGKMFIWLSVFVLAMAIVYGVWSKEPAGTTALFLAFGLCIMVGYYLAFTARRVDVGAQDDKEADVADDAGELGFFSPHSWQPLALGVGGALAFMGVVFGWWLLYFSTPIILIGLWGWVFEYYRGENQNQ